The following are encoded together in the Rhinopithecus roxellana isolate Shanxi Qingling chromosome 5, ASM756505v1, whole genome shotgun sequence genome:
- the BNIP2 gene encoding BCL2/adenovirus E1B 19 kDa protein-interacting protein 2 isoform X2, with protein sequence MLSLPPGPLTASGSAAAAAAVPLRPGDWAGVSTAEPGERAPLGAAFCDLAVSPTSPAWRGEEDEGAKASSGDIGSLDYQEFVVDIESRLRMEGVELKEEWQDEDFPIPLPEDDSIEADILAITGPEDQPGSLEVNGNKVRKKLMAPDISLTLDPSDGSVLSDDLDESGEIDLDGLDTPSENSNEFEWEDDLPKPKTTEVIRKGSITEYTAAEEKEDGRRWRMFRIGEQDHRVDMKAIEPYKKVISHGGYYGDGLNAIVVFAVCFMPESSQPNYRYLMDNLFKYVIGTLELLVAENYMIVYLNGATTRRKMPSLGWLRKCYQQIDRRLRKNLKSLIIVHPSWFIRTLLAVTRPFISSKFSQKIRYVFNLAELAELVPMEYVGIPECIKQVDQELNGKQDEPKSEQ encoded by the exons ATGTTATCACTTCCGCCGGGGCCTCTCACTGCGTCCGGGTcagctgctgccgccgccgccgtgCCGCTGCGGCCGGGGGATTGGGCTGGGGTCTCCACCGCCGAGCCAGGGGAGCGAGCTCCGCTCGGCGCTGCTTTTTGCGACCTGGCCGTCAGCCCCACGTCGCCGGCCTGGAGGGGCGAAGAGGACGAGGGGGCCAAGGCTTCCTCCGGG GACATTGGCTCTCTGGATTATCAAGAGTTTGTAGTTGACATTGAATCCAGGCTGAGGATGGAAGGTGTGGAACTTAAAGAAGAATGGCAAGATGAAGATTTTCCGAT ACCTTTACCAGAAGATGATAGTATTGAAGCAGATATACTAGCTATAACTGGACCAGAGGACCAGCCTG GCTCACTAGAAGTTAAtggaaataaagtgagaaagaaaCTAATGGCTCCAGACATTAGCCTGACACTGGATCCTAGTGATGGCTCTGTATTGTCAGATGATTTGGATGAAAGTGGAGAGATTGACTTAGATGGCTTAGAcacaccatcagagaatagtaaTGAGTTTGAGTGGGAAG aTGATCTTCCAAAACCCAAGACTACTGAAGTAATTAGGAAAGGCTCAATTACTGAATACACAGcagcagaggaaaaagaagatgGACGACGCTGGCGTATGTTCAGGATTGGAGAACAGGACCACAGGGTTGATATGAAGGCAATTGAACCCTATAAAAAAGTTATCAGCCATGGGG gATATTATGGGGATGGATTAAATGCCATTGTTGTGTTTGCTGTCTGTTTCATGCCTGAAAGTAGTCAACCTAACTATAGATACCTGATGGACAATCTCTTTAa aTATGTTATTGGCACTTTGGAGCTATTAGTAGCAGAAAACTACATGATAGTTTATTTAAATGGTGCAACAACTCGAAGAAAAATGCCCAGTCTGGGATGGCTCAGGAAATGTTATCAGCAAATTGATAGAAG GTTACGGAAAAATCTAAAATCCCTAATCATTGTACATCCTTCTTGGTTTATCAGAACACTTCTGGCTGTTACAAGACCATTTATTAG ctCAAAATTCAGCCAAAAAATTAGATACGTCTTTAATTTGGCAGAACTAGCAGAGCTTGTCCCCATGGAATATGTTGGCATACCAGAATGCATAAAAca AGTTGATCAAGAGCTTAATGGAAAACAAGATGAACCGAAAAGCGAACAGTAA
- the BNIP2 gene encoding BCL2/adenovirus E1B 19 kDa protein-interacting protein 2 isoform X3 yields the protein MLSLPPGPLTASGSAAAAAAVPLRPGDWAGVSTAEPGERAPLGAAFCDLAVSPTSPAWRGEEDEGAKASSGDIGSLDYQEFVVDIESRLRMEGVELKEEWQDEDFPIPLPEDDSIEADILAITGPEDQPGSLEVNGNKVRKKLMAPDISLTLDPSDGSVLSDDLDESGEIDLDGLDTPSENSNEFEWEDDLPKPKTTEVIRKGSITEYTAAEEKEDGRRWRMFRIGEQDHRVDMKAIEPYKKVISHGGYYGDGLNAIVVFAVCFMPESSQPNYRYLMDNLFKYVIGTLELLVAENYMIVYLNGATTRRKMPSLGWLRKCYQQIDRRLRKNLKSLIIVHPSWFIRTLLAVTRPFIRVDQELNGKQDEPKSEQ from the exons ATGTTATCACTTCCGCCGGGGCCTCTCACTGCGTCCGGGTcagctgctgccgccgccgccgtgCCGCTGCGGCCGGGGGATTGGGCTGGGGTCTCCACCGCCGAGCCAGGGGAGCGAGCTCCGCTCGGCGCTGCTTTTTGCGACCTGGCCGTCAGCCCCACGTCGCCGGCCTGGAGGGGCGAAGAGGACGAGGGGGCCAAGGCTTCCTCCGGG GACATTGGCTCTCTGGATTATCAAGAGTTTGTAGTTGACATTGAATCCAGGCTGAGGATGGAAGGTGTGGAACTTAAAGAAGAATGGCAAGATGAAGATTTTCCGAT ACCTTTACCAGAAGATGATAGTATTGAAGCAGATATACTAGCTATAACTGGACCAGAGGACCAGCCTG GCTCACTAGAAGTTAAtggaaataaagtgagaaagaaaCTAATGGCTCCAGACATTAGCCTGACACTGGATCCTAGTGATGGCTCTGTATTGTCAGATGATTTGGATGAAAGTGGAGAGATTGACTTAGATGGCTTAGAcacaccatcagagaatagtaaTGAGTTTGAGTGGGAAG aTGATCTTCCAAAACCCAAGACTACTGAAGTAATTAGGAAAGGCTCAATTACTGAATACACAGcagcagaggaaaaagaagatgGACGACGCTGGCGTATGTTCAGGATTGGAGAACAGGACCACAGGGTTGATATGAAGGCAATTGAACCCTATAAAAAAGTTATCAGCCATGGGG gATATTATGGGGATGGATTAAATGCCATTGTTGTGTTTGCTGTCTGTTTCATGCCTGAAAGTAGTCAACCTAACTATAGATACCTGATGGACAATCTCTTTAa aTATGTTATTGGCACTTTGGAGCTATTAGTAGCAGAAAACTACATGATAGTTTATTTAAATGGTGCAACAACTCGAAGAAAAATGCCCAGTCTGGGATGGCTCAGGAAATGTTATCAGCAAATTGATAGAAG GTTACGGAAAAATCTAAAATCCCTAATCATTGTACATCCTTCTTGGTTTATCAGAACACTTCTGGCTGTTACAAGACCATTTATTAG AGTTGATCAAGAGCTTAATGGAAAACAAGATGAACCGAAAAGCGAACAGTAA
- the BNIP2 gene encoding BCL2/adenovirus E1B 19 kDa protein-interacting protein 2 isoform X1, translated as MLSLPPGPLTASGSAAAAAAVPLRPGDWAGVSTAEPGERAPLGAAFCDLAVSPTSPAWRGEEDEGAKASSGDIGSLDYQEFVVDIESRLRMEGVELKEEWQDEDFPIPLPEDDSIEADILAITGPEDQPGSLEVNGNKVRKKLMAPDISLTLDPSDGSVLSDDLDESGEIDLDGLDTPSENSNEFEWEDDLPKPKTTEVIRKGSITEYTAAEEKEDGRRWRMFRIGEQDHRVDMKAIEPYKKVISHGGYYGDGLNAIVVFAVCFMPESSQPNYRYLMDNLFKYVIGTLELLVAENYMIVYLNGATTRRKMPSLGWLRKCYQQIDRRLRKNLKSLIIVHPSWFIRTLLAVTRPFISSKFSQKIRYVFNLAELAELVPMEYVGIPECIKQYEEEKFKKKQKRVDQELNGKQDEPKSEQ; from the exons ATGTTATCACTTCCGCCGGGGCCTCTCACTGCGTCCGGGTcagctgctgccgccgccgccgtgCCGCTGCGGCCGGGGGATTGGGCTGGGGTCTCCACCGCCGAGCCAGGGGAGCGAGCTCCGCTCGGCGCTGCTTTTTGCGACCTGGCCGTCAGCCCCACGTCGCCGGCCTGGAGGGGCGAAGAGGACGAGGGGGCCAAGGCTTCCTCCGGG GACATTGGCTCTCTGGATTATCAAGAGTTTGTAGTTGACATTGAATCCAGGCTGAGGATGGAAGGTGTGGAACTTAAAGAAGAATGGCAAGATGAAGATTTTCCGAT ACCTTTACCAGAAGATGATAGTATTGAAGCAGATATACTAGCTATAACTGGACCAGAGGACCAGCCTG GCTCACTAGAAGTTAAtggaaataaagtgagaaagaaaCTAATGGCTCCAGACATTAGCCTGACACTGGATCCTAGTGATGGCTCTGTATTGTCAGATGATTTGGATGAAAGTGGAGAGATTGACTTAGATGGCTTAGAcacaccatcagagaatagtaaTGAGTTTGAGTGGGAAG aTGATCTTCCAAAACCCAAGACTACTGAAGTAATTAGGAAAGGCTCAATTACTGAATACACAGcagcagaggaaaaagaagatgGACGACGCTGGCGTATGTTCAGGATTGGAGAACAGGACCACAGGGTTGATATGAAGGCAATTGAACCCTATAAAAAAGTTATCAGCCATGGGG gATATTATGGGGATGGATTAAATGCCATTGTTGTGTTTGCTGTCTGTTTCATGCCTGAAAGTAGTCAACCTAACTATAGATACCTGATGGACAATCTCTTTAa aTATGTTATTGGCACTTTGGAGCTATTAGTAGCAGAAAACTACATGATAGTTTATTTAAATGGTGCAACAACTCGAAGAAAAATGCCCAGTCTGGGATGGCTCAGGAAATGTTATCAGCAAATTGATAGAAG GTTACGGAAAAATCTAAAATCCCTAATCATTGTACATCCTTCTTGGTTTATCAGAACACTTCTGGCTGTTACAAGACCATTTATTAG ctCAAAATTCAGCCAAAAAATTAGATACGTCTTTAATTTGGCAGAACTAGCAGAGCTTGTCCCCATGGAATATGTTGGCATACCAGAATGCATAAAAca GTatgaagaagaaaagtttaaaaagaaacaaaaaag AGTTGATCAAGAGCTTAATGGAAAACAAGATGAACCGAAAAGCGAACAGTAA